One Cyanobacteriota bacterium genomic window carries:
- a CDS encoding plastocyanin/azurin family copper-binding protein: MNWHVKIAAWLWGCIAGLLLWGGWLPSAANAATTVDLARQPVIEQAVSLGTSDNRFVFVPDHLTFKVGDRYKLVLSNPSTQKHYFTAKDFADSIWTQKVDAGKVEIKGAIHDLELKPGASADWVFVPMKSGTYSLRCSIPGHAEAGMVGTLAIVVN, translated from the coding sequence ATGAATTGGCACGTTAAGATTGCGGCCTGGTTATGGGGTTGCATAGCTGGTCTTTTGCTGTGGGGTGGATGGTTACCGTCAGCAGCCAATGCTGCTACGACAGTTGACCTCGCTCGTCAACCTGTGATTGAACAGGCAGTCAGTCTAGGCACCAGTGACAATCGGTTTGTATTTGTGCCTGACCACTTAACGTTTAAGGTCGGCGATCGCTACAAGCTGGTGCTGTCTAACCCTAGCACCCAAAAGCACTATTTCACCGCTAAAGATTTTGCTGATAGCATCTGGACTCAGAAGGTCGATGCCGGTAAGGTTGAAATTAAAGGGGCTATCCATGATTTGGAACTAAAGCCCGGAGCAAGTGCTGATTGGGTGTTTGTTCCCATGAAATCAGGCACTTACTCTCTGCGATGTTCTATTCCTGGTCATGCCGAAGCAGGTATGGTGGGAACGCTTGCTATTGTCGTCAACTAG
- a CDS encoding 4a-hydroxytetrahydrobiopterin dehydratase → MSTLKLLSGEELSAALLQLNGWSIENGKLHRKFQFASFVEAFGFMTSLALVAEGMGHHPEWFNVYNRVTIDLTTHDAGGITNLDIEFAKKADELAR, encoded by the coding sequence ATGAGTACCTTAAAACTTTTGTCTGGTGAGGAACTGAGTGCTGCTCTGCTCCAACTTAATGGTTGGAGTATTGAGAATGGCAAGCTCCACCGTAAGTTTCAGTTTGCCTCATTTGTGGAGGCATTTGGGTTTATGACCAGTTTGGCGCTGGTGGCAGAAGGTATGGGACATCACCCGGAATGGTTTAATGTCTACAACCGGGTGACGATTGACCTAACTACCCATGATGCCGGGGGCATTACTAATTTAGATATTGAGTTTGCAAAGAAGGCAGATGAATTGGCACGTTAA